A stretch of Aeromicrobium tamlense DNA encodes these proteins:
- a CDS encoding SHOCT domain-containing protein codes for MDSFWDFLWLTISVFFFMAYLMVLFNIIADLFSDHEASGWVKAVWVFFLIFVPALTALIYLIARGGGMARRQRARYDAARAQSDAYIREVASSSPADQISSAKSLLDSGAISQQEYEQLKAKALA; via the coding sequence ATGGACAGCTTCTGGGACTTCTTGTGGTTGACGATCTCCGTCTTCTTCTTCATGGCGTACCTCATGGTCCTGTTCAACATCATCGCGGACCTGTTCAGCGACCACGAGGCGTCGGGATGGGTGAAGGCCGTGTGGGTCTTCTTCCTCATCTTCGTGCCGGCGCTCACCGCGCTGATCTACCTCATCGCCCGCGGTGGCGGCATGGCCCGCCGCCAGCGTGCGAGGTACGACGCCGCTCGAGCGCAGAGCGACGCCTACATCCGCGAGGTCGCGTCCTCGTCGCCGGCCGACCAGATCAGCTCGGCCAAGTCGCTGCTGGACTCCGGCGCCATCAGCCAGCAGGAGTACGAGCAGCTGAAGGCGAAGGCGCTGGCCTGA
- a CDS encoding cation:proton antiporter, producing MDSILVAVLVVTAIVSASVLAPRIGTAAPLVLLAIGLVVSLLPFTPEFEVDPELILAGLLPPLLYSAAVNMPTMDFRRDFRTISGLSVLLVIVSSLVLGGVFMLVIPGLDFALAVALGAIVSPTDAVATSIAKRLGVPSRVVTVLEGESLLNDATALVLLRSAVAATAASVSLAGILVDFVWAVVGAVSIGWIVGAVVLRIRARIEDAALTTAISFTVPFVAFLPAEHLGASGLVAAVTAGLVMGHGQARHLGPKQRLSDRQNWRTIELLLEGLVFLVMGLEVSALVQDVEETTEGGVLRAMVLAAVALAVALAIRAVYTLAIVVMERRRYRRSPQLREALDEWSTKVEGSEHPRAERLRRRLRRFSADIDFYDASRFGRREGFILVWAGMRGAVTLAAAQTLPTDTENRSLLVLVAFFVALTSLVVQGGTLAWFVRRLGLAGQEEGVDDEWQRLNARMMAAAGDVLDDVELPAGLGDVRGRVTQAMQDESFDPAVMYDVRLEIIERQRQVLLQERAEGTYSSEVLTRMLAQLDADQIGIELRRSGDSA from the coding sequence ATGGACTCGATCCTCGTCGCCGTCCTGGTGGTGACCGCCATCGTCTCGGCGTCGGTGCTCGCGCCACGCATCGGCACGGCCGCGCCGCTGGTGCTGCTGGCCATCGGGCTCGTCGTCAGCCTGCTGCCGTTCACGCCCGAGTTCGAGGTCGATCCCGAGCTCATCCTCGCGGGCCTGCTGCCGCCGCTGCTGTACTCCGCGGCGGTCAACATGCCGACGATGGACTTCCGGCGGGACTTCCGCACGATCAGTGGGCTGTCGGTGCTGCTCGTGATCGTCAGCTCGCTGGTCCTCGGCGGCGTGTTCATGCTGGTGATCCCCGGCCTGGACTTCGCGCTGGCCGTGGCGCTCGGCGCGATCGTCAGCCCCACCGACGCCGTGGCCACGTCGATCGCGAAGCGGCTCGGGGTGCCGTCGCGCGTCGTCACCGTGCTCGAGGGCGAGAGTCTGCTCAACGACGCCACCGCGCTCGTGCTGCTGCGCTCCGCCGTGGCGGCGACGGCCGCGAGCGTGAGCCTCGCGGGCATCCTCGTCGACTTCGTGTGGGCGGTCGTCGGCGCCGTCTCGATCGGCTGGATCGTGGGCGCCGTCGTGCTGCGCATCCGCGCCCGCATCGAGGACGCCGCGCTCACCACGGCGATCTCGTTCACGGTGCCGTTCGTGGCCTTCCTGCCCGCCGAGCACCTGGGCGCCTCGGGGCTGGTCGCCGCCGTCACGGCGGGCCTCGTCATGGGCCACGGCCAGGCGCGGCACCTCGGCCCGAAGCAGCGCCTCTCCGACCGCCAGAACTGGCGCACGATCGAGCTCCTCCTCGAGGGCCTGGTGTTCCTCGTGATGGGCCTCGAGGTCTCGGCGCTCGTGCAGGACGTCGAGGAGACCACCGAGGGCGGTGTCCTCAGGGCGATGGTGCTGGCCGCGGTCGCGCTCGCCGTGGCGCTGGCGATCCGTGCCGTCTACACGCTCGCGATCGTCGTGATGGAGCGGCGACGCTACCGACGCTCGCCCCAGCTGCGCGAGGCGCTCGACGAGTGGTCGACGAAGGTCGAGGGCAGCGAGCACCCGCGGGCGGAGCGCCTCCGACGCAGGCTGCGCCGGTTCTCCGCGGACATCGACTTCTACGACGCGTCGCGGTTCGGCCGCCGCGAGGGATTCATCCTGGTCTGGGCGGGCATGCGCGGCGCGGTCACGCTCGCCGCGGCGCAGACCCTGCCCACCGACACCGAGAACCGCTCGCTGCTCGTGCTCGTCGCGTTCTTCGTCGCACTGACGTCGCTGGTCGTGCAGGGCGGCACGCTCGCCTGGTTCGTCCGCCGGCTCGGCCTCGCCGGGCAGGAGGAGGGCGTCGACGACGAGTGGCAGCGACTCAACGCTCGCATGATGGCGGCGGCGGGCGACGTGCTCGACGACGTCGAGCTCCCGGCCGGGCTCGGCGACGTCCGTGGCCGGGTCACGCAGGCGATGCAGGACGAGTCGTTCGATCCCGCCGTGATGTACGACGTGCGCCTCGAGATCATCGAGCGCCAGCGTCAGGTGCTGCTCCAGGAGCGCGCCGAGGGCACCTACAGCAGCGAGGTCCTCACCCGGATGCTGGCGCAGCTCGATGCCGACCAGATCGGCATCGAGCTGCGACGCTCGGGCGATTCGGCCTGA
- a CDS encoding LLM class flavin-dependent oxidoreductase produces the protein MSAIDPASVELGLDTFGDVSLDASGQPEHHAVVLRHVVDQAVLADQVGLAFIGLGEHHRDDFAITAPDVVLAAIASRTERIRLGSAVTVLSSDDPIRVFERFSTLDALSSGRAEVILGRGSFTESFPLFGFALEDYERLFAEKLDLFAQILTEEPVTWSGSIRPPLTDQRIYPPTESGRLKVWIGVGGTPQSVVRAAHYRLPLMLAIIGGPPAQFVPFANYYRELLAADGVEPLPVGMHSPGYVAETDEQARDELFGHFQAQRDRIGRERGWPPTTRIQFERDASPEGALYVGSPQTVARKIATNLRALGVSRFDLKYANGAMPHDQLMRCIELYGTQVAPLVRDMLA, from the coding sequence ATGAGCGCCATCGATCCCGCCTCCGTCGAGCTCGGCCTCGACACCTTCGGCGACGTCAGCCTCGACGCGAGCGGCCAGCCCGAGCACCACGCCGTCGTGCTGCGCCACGTCGTCGACCAGGCCGTGCTGGCCGACCAGGTGGGCCTGGCCTTCATCGGCCTGGGCGAGCACCACCGCGACGACTTCGCCATCACCGCGCCCGACGTCGTGCTGGCGGCGATCGCTTCGCGCACCGAGCGGATCCGGCTCGGCTCGGCCGTCACGGTGCTCAGCTCGGACGACCCGATCCGCGTCTTCGAGCGCTTCTCCACCCTCGACGCCCTGTCGAGCGGCCGCGCCGAGGTCATCCTCGGGCGGGGCTCCTTCACCGAGTCGTTCCCGCTGTTCGGCTTCGCGCTCGAGGACTACGAGCGGCTCTTCGCCGAGAAGCTCGACCTGTTCGCGCAGATCCTCACCGAGGAGCCGGTCACGTGGTCGGGCTCGATCCGCCCGCCGCTGACCGACCAGCGCATCTACCCGCCCACCGAGTCGGGCCGGCTCAAGGTCTGGATCGGCGTCGGCGGCACGCCCCAGTCGGTCGTCCGCGCGGCGCACTACCGCCTGCCGCTCATGCTCGCGATCATCGGGGGGCCGCCCGCGCAGTTCGTGCCGTTCGCGAACTACTACCGCGAGCTGCTCGCGGCCGACGGCGTCGAGCCGCTTCCCGTCGGCATGCACTCGCCGGGCTACGTCGCCGAGACCGACGAGCAGGCGCGCGACGAGCTCTTCGGGCACTTCCAGGCCCAGCGCGACCGCATCGGCCGCGAGCGCGGCTGGCCGCCCACCACCCGCATCCAGTTCGAGCGCGACGCCAGTCCCGAGGGCGCGCTCTACGTCGGCTCGCCGCAGACGGTGGCCCGCAAGATCGCCACCAACCTCCGGGCGCTCGGCGTCAGCCGCTTCGACCTCAAGTACGCCAACGGCGCCATGCCGCACGACCAGCTGATGCGCTGCATCGAGCTCTACGGCACGCAGGTCGCGCCGCTCGTGCGCGACATGCTCGCCTGA
- a CDS encoding PGPGW domain-containing protein: MSFGARVRGWFNRTGSEALGWTLVVLGVFMLVLPGPGLLGMFAGIALLARHYTWADRLVDPLEEKAVEAAKYGVATIPRIIVSVLGIIWVAAVGVVWFISPTIPEFEILGVGFGPQLPAAGWVGATGIWFSDLIAIVLLVYSIRRWR, from the coding sequence ATGAGCTTCGGTGCCCGCGTGCGTGGCTGGTTCAACCGCACGGGATCCGAGGCGCTGGGCTGGACGCTGGTCGTGCTCGGCGTGTTCATGCTGGTGCTGCCCGGCCCGGGCCTGCTGGGCATGTTCGCCGGCATCGCGCTGCTGGCGCGCCACTACACGTGGGCCGACCGGCTCGTGGACCCGCTCGAGGAGAAGGCCGTCGAGGCCGCCAAGTACGGCGTCGCCACGATCCCGCGCATCATCGTCAGCGTCCTGGGCATCATCTGGGTCGCCGCCGTCGGCGTGGTCTGGTTCATCTCGCCGACCATCCCCGAGTTCGAGATCCTCGGCGTGGGCTTCGGTCCCCAACTGCCGGCCGCGGGCTGGGTCGGCGCCACCGGCATCTGGTTCTCCGACCTCATCGCGATCGTGCTGCTGGTCTACAGCATCCGTCGCTGGCGCTGA
- a CDS encoding metal-dependent transcriptional regulator, with amino-acid sequence MSELIDTTEMYLRTIFELEEEGIIPLRARIAERLHQSGPTVSQTVARMERDGLLTVEGDRHLELSERGRSLATRVMRKHRLAERLLTDVIGLEIEYVHEEACRWEHVMSEQVERRLVALLGHPTESPYGNPIPGLGELGEVVRPPEFLDGVESLLTAAVGSEPVRVVVRRIAEELQKDTEVMSVLRRVGALPGNDVLASRGHDGLVVARQSETAEIDADAAAHIFVSR; translated from the coding sequence GTGAGCGAGCTCATCGACACCACCGAGATGTACCTGAGGACCATCTTCGAGCTGGAGGAGGAGGGGATCATCCCGCTGCGCGCGCGCATCGCCGAGCGCCTCCACCAGAGTGGCCCGACGGTCAGCCAGACGGTGGCGCGCATGGAGCGCGACGGACTGCTGACGGTCGAGGGCGACCGCCACCTCGAGCTGTCCGAGCGTGGACGCTCGCTTGCCACCCGCGTGATGCGCAAGCACCGCCTGGCCGAGCGCCTGCTCACCGACGTCATCGGACTGGAGATCGAGTACGTCCACGAGGAGGCGTGCCGCTGGGAGCACGTCATGTCCGAGCAGGTCGAGCGTCGTCTCGTCGCGCTGCTGGGCCACCCCACCGAGTCGCCCTACGGCAACCCGATCCCGGGTCTGGGCGAGCTGGGCGAGGTCGTGCGTCCCCCCGAGTTCCTCGACGGCGTCGAGTCGCTGCTCACCGCGGCGGTCGGCAGCGAGCCGGTGCGCGTCGTCGTGCGACGCATCGCCGAGGAGCTGCAGAAGGACACCGAGGTCATGTCGGTGCTGCGTCGCGTGGGCGCCCTGCCCGGCAACGACGTGCTCGCCTCGCGTGGTCACGACGGCCTCGTCGTGGCGCGGCAGTCCGAGACGGCCGAGATCGACGCCGACGCCGCCGCCCACATCTTCGTCTCGCGCTGA
- a CDS encoding cryptochrome/photolyase family protein: MTVSVMWFRADLRLADQGALRSAIESGPDGVVPLFVLDDHFDPSNMPVRSAYLARLLADFDERIGGLHVVRGRPEVEVPRVVEQASASSVHVTGGHTPYAMRRDRRVADALGDVPLVDADSSYAVAPGTVRKGDGTSYKVFTPFFRSWQAQGSHPPVTAVRSHAVPWLRSGRSAALPEVTETDVDLPPAGEQAARAHWRRWLDDHVDDYDGERDRPDLDSTSRMSVHLKWGTIHPRTLLADLAERSSAGARAYERQLAFREFYADVLHEWPHSAFGYYNRDYERMQYDEPAGDFEAWKEGRTGFPFIDAGMRQMLAQGWMHNRVRMAVASFLVKDLHLEWTHGARWFRERLVDADLANNQHGWQWVAGCGTDAAPYFRVFNPVGQGKRFDPDGAYIRRWVPELRGVEGRGVHEPWTLEEPPADYPPPLVDHAQERLEALRRHDALGG, from the coding sequence GTGACCGTCTCCGTGATGTGGTTCCGTGCCGACCTGCGCCTGGCCGACCAGGGTGCCCTCCGCTCGGCGATCGAGTCCGGGCCCGACGGCGTCGTCCCGCTGTTCGTCCTCGACGACCACTTCGACCCGTCGAACATGCCCGTCCGATCCGCCTACCTGGCGCGACTGCTGGCCGACTTCGACGAGCGCATCGGCGGCCTGCACGTGGTGCGCGGGCGGCCCGAGGTGGAGGTGCCGCGCGTGGTCGAGCAGGCGAGCGCGAGCAGCGTGCACGTCACGGGCGGGCACACGCCCTACGCGATGCGCCGGGACCGACGGGTGGCCGACGCACTGGGCGACGTCCCGCTGGTGGACGCCGACTCGTCCTACGCCGTCGCGCCCGGCACGGTGCGCAAGGGCGACGGGACCTCCTACAAGGTCTTCACGCCGTTCTTCCGGTCGTGGCAGGCACAGGGCTCGCACCCGCCCGTCACGGCGGTCCGCTCCCACGCGGTGCCGTGGCTGCGGTCCGGGAGGTCGGCGGCGTTGCCCGAGGTCACCGAGACCGACGTGGACCTGCCGCCCGCCGGCGAGCAGGCGGCCCGCGCGCACTGGCGGCGCTGGCTCGACGACCACGTGGACGACTACGACGGCGAGCGCGACCGTCCCGACCTCGATTCCACGTCGCGCATGTCGGTGCACCTCAAGTGGGGCACGATCCACCCGCGCACCCTGCTGGCCGACCTCGCCGAGCGCTCCTCCGCCGGGGCGCGCGCCTACGAGCGGCAGCTGGCGTTCCGCGAGTTCTACGCCGACGTGCTGCACGAGTGGCCGCACTCGGCGTTCGGCTACTACAACCGCGACTACGAGCGCATGCAGTACGACGAGCCTGCCGGCGACTTCGAGGCGTGGAAGGAGGGCCGGACCGGCTTCCCGTTCATCGACGCCGGGATGCGGCAGATGCTCGCGCAGGGGTGGATGCACAACCGGGTGCGGATGGCCGTGGCCAGCTTCCTGGTCAAGGACCTGCACCTCGAGTGGACCCACGGCGCGCGCTGGTTCCGCGAGCGGCTCGTCGACGCCGACCTCGCCAACAACCAGCACGGCTGGCAATGGGTGGCCGGCTGCGGCACCGACGCCGCCCCCTACTTCCGCGTCTTCAACCCCGTGGGTCAGGGCAAGCGCTTCGACCCCGACGGCGCCTACATCCGGCGCTGGGTCCCCGAGCTGCGCGGGGTCGAGGGACGCGGCGTGCACGAGCCGTGGACCCTCGAGGAGCCGCCGGCCGACTACCCGCCCCCGCTCGTGGACCACGCGCAGGAGCGGCTGGAGGCCCTCCGCCGCCACGACGCGCTCGGAGGATAG
- a CDS encoding hotdog family protein — translation MVTIPRQFNGPPDSGNGGWVSGLVAQARLEQGHTGPVTSRLRMPPPLDTPLAWEHDADETRLMTHGGALVGTSAPGSFTREPPPFLDAKTVQTGYDGYPGFTTHPFDQCFTCGTGRGEGDGLRIFTGPVGDDLTGAPWHVHEAFGEDDGAVGVPVAWAALDCPGGWAADFSVQPMVLGTMTAEVYSAPVVGETYHAIGQLAQRDGRKFFTSTALYTPDGELVGRSEQVWIEIDVATFGR, via the coding sequence ATGGTCACCATCCCCCGCCAGTTCAACGGTCCGCCCGACTCCGGCAACGGTGGCTGGGTGTCCGGCCTGGTCGCGCAGGCCCGTCTCGAGCAGGGCCACACCGGCCCGGTCACGTCGAGGCTGCGGATGCCGCCGCCGCTCGACACCCCGCTGGCGTGGGAGCACGACGCCGACGAGACCCGCCTGATGACCCACGGCGGCGCGCTCGTGGGCACGTCGGCACCCGGCTCGTTCACCCGCGAGCCCCCGCCGTTCCTCGACGCGAAGACGGTGCAGACCGGCTACGACGGCTACCCCGGCTTCACCACGCACCCGTTCGACCAGTGCTTCACGTGCGGCACGGGCCGCGGCGAGGGCGACGGCCTGCGCATCTTCACCGGGCCGGTCGGCGACGACCTCACCGGCGCGCCGTGGCACGTGCACGAGGCGTTCGGCGAGGACGACGGCGCGGTGGGCGTGCCGGTCGCGTGGGCCGCGCTCGACTGCCCCGGCGGGTGGGCGGCCGACTTCTCGGTGCAGCCGATGGTGCTGGGCACGATGACCGCCGAGGTCTACTCGGCTCCCGTCGTCGGCGAGACCTACCACGCGATCGGCCAGCTGGCGCAGCGCGACGGCCGCAAGTTCTTCACCAGCACGGCGCTGTACACGCCGGACGGCGAGCTCGTCGGCCGCTCCGAGCAGGTCTGGATCGAGATCGACGTCGCCACCTTCGGCCGCTGA